TGCCATAGCCCAGCGCGACACCGGTCGCGGTGGAGGCATCTCGTTGCCAGAGAATCCGCCCGCTTTCCAGATCCAGCGCGGCAGCGCGGCCCTGAAAGGACGCGACGTACAGCGTGCCACCGGAAAGGAGCAAGCCACCGTCGATATCGACGACACGCTCAAGCTCCGAACGGCCTTGGGGAATGGCGACGCGCTGCTCCCAGACTGGCAAGCCACGGCGGGTGTCGAGCGCCACCACCTTGCCGCTGGACAGCCCGGCTACCGCCAGCTGATTGGTCAATAGCGGTGCACCGGTTCCACGCAAGGTCAGCACCGCAGGCGAGCTTTCATAGCTCCAGCGCTGCGCACCGGTGTCGATTTCGAGCGCGATGACGCGATCGTCCTGGGTCTGAACCACCACCACATCGCCATTGACGGCAGGCGCGGCGAGTACCTCGCTGCTGACCTGGCTGCGCCAGCGCTCTTCACCGGTCGAGACGTCCAGCGCGAGTACTTCGCCGCGTAGCGTGCCAACCAGGACCAGGCCGTAGCCGGCGCCCACCGCGCCCGAGATCGGCACCTCCAGATCCTGTTTCCAGTTGACCTTGCCGGTGGTGCGATCCATGGCCACCACCAGCCCGTTGACGTCGGCGGCGAATATTTCATTGCCATACACGACAGGGGTCAGCAGGTTGTAGGTTTCGCCTTGTCCGTCACCGATCGAACGACTCCACTCTTCCTTGAGTTGAATCTCGGCGTCGAACTTGACCAGCTCGGCTGGCTCAGGTTCTTTCGTGCTATTGCTGCTACAACCAGCAGCCAGGAAGGCCAGGCTCAGCAGTGCTGCAGTTTTCCAACGCATCAGTTCACGCCTCTCCACGAGCCAGGTCGTCCAGTTTCAACTGCAGGCCACCGATTGCGGCATCCTGCGAGAGCAAATCTTTCGCCTTGGAATAGGCCGCTTGCGCTTCATCCGGACGCTTCAGCTGGACGAGCAGGTCGCCTTTGAGCTCTTCGCGACTGGCAGCAAAGGCCTTCACGGCCTCGCCTTTCAGCAACGCCAGCGCTTCCTCGGCTTTGTCCTGCGCCGACAGCACACGCGCCAGTCGCTGACGAGCGAGCTCTTCGAGGGTTTGGTCGGCAGGCTTATCCAGCACGCTGCGCAGGTCCGCCGCCGCCTCATCGAGACGTCCCGTCTCCACCGCCACCTTGGCCAGGAAGAGGCTGCCGTACTGGGCGTAGTGCGAACCGGAAAATTCCTTCTTCAGCAGATTGCCCAGTCGTGAGACCTCGGCCGTATCGGCTCCGCCCTCGGCCAGCGCAACGTTCAGCAACTGCTGATACAGGGCGGAGGCGCTCTGCGCCTGGTTGAGCTGATGCTTCTGCCAGAACTGCCAGCCAAACACCACCACCAGCGCGAGTGCGCCTCCCAGCAGCAACGGCTTACCGTTGCGCTGCCACCACTCCTTGATCTGCGCCAGCTGTTCTTCTTCGGTACCCGAGGTCACACTGTCACTCCTTCAATCGCTAAATTCAGGCCCGTCCGCTCAAGCCAGACAGGCAGCCAGACGCTCGGGTAGAGCATCCCAGGCAATGCTTTGTTGTTCGCTGTCGTCACGCAGCGGCTTGCAACCTACCACGCGCCCTGCCAGTTCGTCGTCACCCAGAATCAGCGCATAGCGCGCACCGCTCTTGTCGGCTTTCTTGAACTGGCTCTTGAAGCTACCGCCACCGGCATTGACCAGCAGGCGAAGGCCCGGCAAGGCATCACGCAGCCGCTCGGCCAAGCCGAGCGCCGCCAATTCGGCGGCTTCGCCGAAGGCGCAAATGAAGGCATGCGCGGGCTGATTCAGTTCCTCCGGAACCAGCTCCAGGGTTTCCAGCAGCAGCACCAGGCGCTCGATGCCCATGGCGAACCCCACACCCGGCGTAGGCTTGCCGCCGAACTGGCTGACCAGTCCGTCATAGCGGCCACCGGCACAGACGGTGCCCTGCGCGCCCAACTTGTCAGTGACCCATTCGAAGACGGTGCGACCGTAATAGTCCAGACCGCGCACCAGCTTAGGGTTGATCTGATAGCTGATCCCGGCCGCCTCGAGACGCGCCTTGAGGCCTTCGAAGTGAGCTCGCGACTCGTCGTCGAGGTAGTCATGCAGCGTTGGCGCATCGACCAGCAACGCCTGGGTCTGGGCGTTCTTGCTGTCCAGAATGCGCAGCGGGTTGCTGGTCAGCCGGCGCTGGCTGTCTTCGTCGAGCTGCTCGTAATGCTGTTGCAGATATGCGACCAGCGCGTCTCGGTAGGTCGCGCGAGCTTCGCTGGACCCCAGGCTGTTGAGCTGCAGCGTGACCGCATCGGACATTCCGAGGCGCTTCCAGAGCCGGGCGGTCAAGACGATGAGCTCGGCATCGATATCCGGGCCAGGCTGATTGAAAACCTCTACCCCAATCTGATGGAACTGACGGTACCGCCCCTTCTGCGGTTTTTCGTAGCGAAACATCGGGCCGGCATACCAGAGCTTCTGCACCTGACCGCCACCGGTCATGCCATGTTCGAGCACGGCACGCACGCAGCCGGCCGTGCCTTCAGGGCGTAGCGTCAGCGACTCTTCGTTGCGGTCGAGAAAGGTATACATCTCCTTGTCGACCACATCGGTGCCCTCGCCGATGCCCCGTGCGAACAGGTCGGTGAACTCGAGGATGGGCAGGCGGATTTCGCTGTACCCATAGCTGTCGAGCAGTTGGGCGAACGTCGTCTCAAGGTAGCGCCAGACCGGCGTCTGGGCCGGCAGGATGTCGTTCATGCCACGGATGGCTTGCAGGGACTTGCTCAAATCGGTTCCTTAAATCAGCTACGCAGGATCAGCGCGGCATCGGACTCAGCCTTTTCGCTGGCCTTGCGGCGGATCAGCTGCTCCAGCTCGTCGACCAGGTTTTCGTTGTTCAGCTTCTGCGCGGGTTTGCCGTCGATATAAATGAGGTTGTTAGGGGTACCGCCGGTCAGCCCGATATGCGCCTCCTTGGCCTCCCCCGGACCATTGACCACGCAACCGATCACGGCGACGTCCATCGGAACCAACAGGTCGTCGAGCCGCCCTTCCAGTTCGTTCATGGTCTTGACCACGTCGAAGTTCTGCCGCGAGCAGCTGGGACAGGCAATGAAGTTGATGCCGCGCGAGCGCAGACGCAACGATTTGAGAATGTCGAAACCGACCTTGATCTCCTCGACCGGATCGGCTGCCAGCGAAATCCGAATGGTGTCGCCGATGCCTTCGGCTAGCAGCATGCCCAGGCCGACCGCCGACTTCACGGTTCCGGACCGCAGGCCACCCGCCTCGGTGATGCCCAGGTGCAGCGGTTGCTCGATCTTGTCCGCCAGCAAGCGATACGCCGCAACAGCCATGAACACGTCGGAGGCTTTCACGCTGACCTTGAAGTCGGGGAAGTTCAGCCGGTCGAGGTGCTCGACATGACGCAGGGCCGACTCCACCAGCGCTTCGGGCGTGGGTTCGCCATATTTCTTCTGCAGGTCCTTTTCCAGAGAGCCGGCATTAACGCCGATGCGGATCGGTATGCCCCGATCGCGCGCCGCTTCGACGACGGCGCGCACACGGTCTTCGCGGCCGATGTTACCGGGATTGATACGCAGGCAATCGACACCGAGCTCAGCGACCCGCAGCGCAATCTGGTAATCGAAGTGGATATCGGCCACCAACGGCAGGCTGACCCGTTGCTTGATCTTGCCGAAGGCTTCGGCAGCCTCCATGGAAGGCACCGAGACCCGCACGATGTCGGCACCGGCATTCTGCAGGCGCTCGATCTGGGCGACGGTCGCCTCGACATCACAGGTTTCGGTATTGGTCATGCTCTGCACGGCGATAGGCGCATCGCCACCGACCGGTACATTGCCGACCCAGATCTTTCGAGTAGGCCGGCGCTTGATAGGGGACTCGCTATGCATGATTACTGTCCGAGCTTGAGACGCGCGGTTTCGCCACGCGTTTTGCCAGAAAGACTGACGGGTTCGCCGTTGAAGCTGACCTGCACACCGGATGCAAAGCCCAGGTGCACGTCCAGAGGGGTTTTGCCAACCAGTGTGCGGCTGCTACCCCCCTTGGCCAGGCCGCTGTAAAGCACCTTGCCGTCCGCGTCGGTGATTCGTGTCCAGCAGTCTGCGCTGTAGTCCAGGGTGAGCCGGCCCTCCCCCGGAGCGACGGGCGTTGGCTCGGCGGCGACTGTCGGGGTTTCCGTCACGGCAGGCGCGGCCTCGGTCTCGCCGGTAGGTGCTGTTTCGGCCGCCTGTGCAGATGCGTCGGCTGCCGGCGACTCCGCCACTGGCGATTCCGCGCCCTCGGCGGTCGGCGGGGCCTGATCTACCGGCTCAGCTTCCGTTGCGGACGGCTCGCTTGCTGCGGGTTCGCTGGCGGCAGGCTCCTCCGGCTCGTCAGCGCGATCCAGCAGATGAATTTCGGTCGTGCCGTCTGCCGCCTCCACCTCGATTCGCTCGAGAGCCGTAACCGAAGGTCCGGCGGCGTTACGGGCAGTACGATCCTGCCACCAGAGATAGGCACCGACCGCGATTACCAGCGTCAGCAGCAATGTGAAAAAACGCACCATGCTACGCGAAAGACGCACGGGTTCGTCGATGTGCCCGAGGCTATTGACGCTACTGCCCGTGGCATCGGTACCGGTATGTTGATCGAACTGCTGCACCAGCCGATTCTGGTCCAATCCCAGCAGTTTGGCGTAAGCACGAACATAGCCACGGGCAAAGGTATGCCCGGGCATCTGACTGAAATCGCCGGCCTCGATCTGACTGAGCGAGCGTTCCGACAGGTTGAGCTGCTTGGCGACCGACGCAAGCGACCAGTTCTTGCTCTCGCGGGCAGCACGAAGGGTCTCACCTGGATTGCCCAGGGCCGTCGGGGCAGCGGTCTCGGAATGGGGCGCTATCATCGTTGCTCCGAAAGAAACTGTTGATATTCAGGCGTGCCCGGGTAGAGGCGCTTGAGCTGCAACGCCAGGCTCGCCGCCTGGTCCCGGTCCTGATGGATTTTCGCCAGACGAATGCCTAACAGCAGACTGCGCGCCGTCTGCTCGGAAAGGCTGCTGAACCCATCGTAATAGCGCTTCGCCGGAACGTATTGCTTGTCCTCGTAGGCCATGATCGCCAGTTCGAGAAGCGCGCCTGGCTGCCGGCTATCGAGACGCAAGGCGCGCGTGAAATAGGTTTCGGCCTGTGAACGCTGGCCAAGCTTCAACGCGGTCATGCCCATGTTCTGGAAGACACGTGAACGACCAGGGTACAGGTTGTCTTCGGCAGCTTTGGAGAAGCGCTCCATGGCTTCTTCGTAGCGCTGCTGCTCGAACAGAAAGCTGCCGTAGTTGTTGAGGATACGAGCGTCGTTGCGGCTCGACAAAGCCTTGCGATAATGCTCATCGGCCAGCTGGTTTTCCATTTCGTTCTGGAATACCAGGGCCAGCGCTGCATGCGCATCCGCGCTGTTGGGGTCGATCTCCAAAGCCTTGCGCAGCGGTGTTTTCGCTCGCGAGGACTCGCCTTCCTGCAAGTAGCCGATACCCAGCTGGATGTAGGCATCTCGCGCCTCGTCGCGGCCTTCCGAAGTACGCATCGGATTGCCCGACCCGGAAGATACGCAGCCAGCCATGAGGCCAACGAGCAAGAACAGCAGCGCAACGCGCAGGATCATCGACAACTTCCCCCTCAGGAACGATTCGTAGCAGCGGGTGCCGGCACGGGCTCTGATTGCAGCTGTCGCACCGCGATGTAGCGCTCGCTTCGGCGTGTTCGATCCAGCACCTGCCCAACCAGTTGGCCACACGCAGCGTCGATGTCTTCGCCCCGTGTCGTCCGAACCGTCACATTGTGCCCGGCTTTATGCAGGATGTCCTGAAAACGACGGATCGCATTGTTGCTCGGCCGCTCATATCCGGAATGCGGGAAGGGGTTGAACGGAATCAGATTGATCTTGCAGGGAATTTTGGCCAGCAACGTGACCATCTCTTCGGCATGCTCGGGCTGGTCGTTGACGCCCTGCAAGAGCGTGTATTCGATGGTGAGAACTCGCTTCTCGCCCAGGTTGGAAATGTAGCGCTGGCAAGCCGCAAGCAGCATATCCAACGGATATTTCTTGTTGATCGGTACCAACTGGTCACGCAGCGCATCGTTCGGTGCATGCAGCGACAGCGCCAGAGAGACATCGATCACCTTGGACAACTCATCGATCATCGGCACCACGCCGGATGTCGACAGCGTCACTTTGCGCTTGGAAATACCGTAACCGAGATCGTCCATCATGATCTGCATGGCGGCGACGACGTTGTCGAAGTTCAGCAAGGGCTCGCCCATCCCCATCATGACGACGTTGGTGATGGCGCGATCGATTTTGGCCGGAATGGTGCCGAAGGACTTGTTGGCGATCCATACCTGGCCGATGACTTCAGCGGCGGTGAGGTTGCTGTTGAAGCCTTGCTTGCCCGTCGAGCAAAAGCTGCAATCCAGCGCACAGCCAGCCTGGGACGAAACGCAGAGCGTCCCACGCCCACCTTGCGGAATGTAGACGGTTTCCACACAGCTACCCGAAGCCACACGCACGACCCATTTACGGGTGCCGTCGGTGGAGATGTCCTCGCTGACGATCTCGGGGCCGCGAATCTCGGCGCAGGCCTTGAGCTTCTCGCGCAAAGCCTTGCCGATGTTGCTCATGGCGTCGAAGTCATCGACGCCAAAATGGTGAATCCATTTCATCACCTGCCCGGCGCGAAAACGCTTCTCCCCGATCGAATCGAAGAAGCTTTCCAACTGAGGCTGAGTCAGCCCCAGCAAATTTACTTTACCGGTCATAACGGTCATCTGGATTCACCTTCGCCTGATTAGCGAATGCGGGCACACACTTCGGTGGCGGAGAAGAAATAGGCGATTTCGCGAGCAGCGGAGGCTTCGGAGTCGGAACCGTGAACCGCGTTCTCATCGATCGATACGGCGAAATCGGCGCGAATGGTGCCCGGAGCCGCTTCTTTAGGATTGGTCGCGCCCATCAGCTCGCGGTTCTTGGCGATAGCGTCTTCACCCTCGAGTACCTGGACGATGACCGGGCCGGAGACCATGAAGGCAACCAGATCCTTGAAGAAGCCGCGCTCGCTGTGCTCAGCATAGAAACCACCGGCTTCACGCTCGGACAGCTGGACCATCTTGGAAGCGACGACGCGCAGGCCGGCCTTTTCGAACCGGGAAGTGATTTCGCCGATAACGTTCTTGGCGACAGCGTCAGGCTTGATGATGGAGAAAGTGCGTTGCAGGGCCATTTAAAACTCCAGACAGGATGGGGTTAAAGCAAACGAGTAAACCCGCGAATTATACGCGGGTCCGGATTGAAATTATAAGAGTGGGTGAATGCCGCTTGGCGCAGCATCCCCAGGGCAGGGCCGACACAGCCCCATGTTGCGGCGTCGAAATCGAGCTTCTATTGCTCCTCTATCCAGGCCGCCTGGATAGCTTCCAGCACCTTCTCACCACCACGTTGCGGGTCGTCCTCGAAATCCGGCAATTCGACCACCCAGCGGTGCAGCTCGACAAAATTCACATAACGCGGATCCACGTCCGGCTTGCGCTCAGCCAGTTCAATCGCGATATCCAGCACATCAGTCCATTTCAGCGCCATGTTTCACCTCGCCCTCAATGGCCTTCGGAGACTTGGTTGATCGTGTACTTCGGAATTTCGACCACCAGATCGACATCCGCGACAGCGGCCTGACAGGACAGCCGAGAAGTGGGCTCGAGCCCCCACGCCTTGTCCAGCATGTCATCTTCCAGCTCGTCCGAAGCCTCCAGCGACGCGAAACCCTCACGAATCACGACGTGACAGGTCGTACATGCACAGGACTTTTCACAGGCATGCTCGATATCGATGCCGTTCCGCAATGCAGCATCGAGCACCGTCTCACCGGGCTGCGCTTCCACCACCGCCCCCTCGGGACAATGATCAGCGTTTGGTAGAAAAACAATCTGCGGCATTCTAGGTCATTCCTCGATGTCGTTAAGCCGCCGTCCGGCCAGTGCAGCCTTGACGGTGGAGTCGAGCCTGCGCGCGGCGAAGGCATCGGTGATCTGGCTCAAGCGCTTGACTTGCCGCTCGATGGCAACGCCATCATCGCTTTCGAGCAGCGCTTGCAAACGCTGCATTTGCGACTCGATGGCTTCGCGCTCCTCGCCACTGAGCAGGCGATCGCCGTCGGCTGCCAGAGCGCCTTCGACCGCTTCGAGCAACCGCTGCGCATCCACCAGTTGCTCGCGCAGGGCACGCGCCGCCTTGTCTTCGCCGGCCTTGTGAAAGGAGTCTTCCAACATCCGCGCGATTTCTCCATCGGTCAGACCGTAGGAAGGTTTCACCTGGATGCTCGACTCGACGCCAGAGGCCAACTCGCGCGCCGACACGCTGAGCAAGCCATCGGCATCGACCTGGAAGGTCACACGAATCTTCGCGGCGCCGGCCACCATCGGCGGGATACCGCGCAGCTCGAAGCGCGCCAACGAGCGGCAGTCGGCGATAAGTTCGCGCTCGCCCTGCAGGACGTGAATCATCATGGCCGACTGGCCATCTTTGTACGTGGTGAAATCCTGCGCTCGGGCAACGGGGATCGTGGTGTTACGGGGGATGATCTTCTCCATCAGCCCGCCCATGGTTTCCAGTCCCAGCGACAGCGGAATCACATCGAGCAGCAAAAGCTCCTCGCCATCCCGGTTGTTGCCAGCCAGCGTCTCGGCCTGAATCGCCGCACCGATGGCGACGACTTGATCGGGATCGATATCGGTCAGCGGATCGCGACCGAACATTTCGCCGACCCGCTCGCGCACGCGAGGCACCCGCGTGGAGCCACCCACCATGACGACCGCATGCACCTCGTCCAGCTCGACGAACGAATCGCGCAGCGCGCGCCGACAGGACTTGAGGCTCAGCGCGATCAGCGGATCAATCAGCTCATTGAATATTTCTCGGGTCAGCGCGCCATGCCAATCGCCATAACGCACCTCGACGGAGTCCGCATTGCTGAGCTTTTCCTTTGCATCGCATGCGATCTTCAGCACTTCGCGCTGCGCGCCAGGATCGAGATCCTGCGAGGCATCAGCCTGCGCCAGTATCCAGCCGGCAACGGCATGGTCGAAATCATCGCCGCCCAGCGCCGTGTCTCCGCCGGTCGCCAGTACCTCGAACACGCCCTGAGTCAGACGCAAGATCGAGATATCGAACGTGCCACCGCCCAGGTCATAGATCGCCACGACGCCTTCCGCCGCGCGGTCCAGACCATAGGCGACAGCCGCGGCGGTAGGCTCGTTGAGCAGGCGCAGCACATTCAGGTTGGCCAGCCGGGCAGCATCCTTGGTGGCCTGCCGCTGCGCCTCATCGAAATACGCCGGCACTGTGATCACAGCCCCGACCAGCTCTCCACCCAGCACGGCTTCGGCCCGTTCGCGCAGCGTGCGCAATATCTCGGCCGAGACTTCCACTGGGCTCTTGGCGCCCTGGACCGTCTCGATGAACGGCATCTGCGACTGCCCTTCGCTGAAGCGATAAGGCAATTGTCCACCGAGCTGCTTCACGTCACCGACACCACGCCCCATCAGGCGCTTTACCGACAGGATGGTGTTCAATGGATCGCTGGCCGCGGCTTGCTTGGCGCTATGCCCCACTTCGACGTGATCGGGGTGATAACGCACTGCAGAGGGCAGTATCACCTCGCCGTCGGCATCGGCCAGTGGCGCCGTGACACCGCTACGCAGGGCAGCCACAAGCGAATTGGTGGTGCCCAGATCGATGCCAACTGCCAAACGACGCTGGTGGGGTTGCGGGCTTTGTCCGGGTTCAGCTATCTGAAGTAAGGCCATGTCTGTCTGATATCGGGCGCAACGCTTCTGCGCTGCGCAGGGTTAATCGTCGAGGCGCTCTTCCAGCTGGCGCACTTCCTGTGACAATTTGTCGAGGAATTGCATACGGCGCACCAGCCGCTCCGCCTCTTCGCGCTGCGAGTCGTCCTGCCAGATAGGCGCGAACGATTCGTTCAACGCATGCTGAGCCGACTTGAGGCGCGCCTTGAAGGAAGCGATGCCGGCGAAATCCGCATCGTCTTGCAGCTCTTCGAGCTCCTCCCGCCATTGCATCTGCTGCATCAGGAACGCTGGGTCCTGAACCGTTGCCTCCAGCGGCATCTCTCGCCCCTGCAGCGT
This DNA window, taken from Stutzerimonas stutzeri, encodes the following:
- the bamB gene encoding outer membrane protein assembly factor BamB, whose translation is MRWKTAALLSLAFLAAGCSSNSTKEPEPAELVKFDAEIQLKEEWSRSIGDGQGETYNLLTPVVYGNEIFAADVNGLVVAMDRTTGKVNWKQDLEVPISGAVGAGYGLVLVGTLRGEVLALDVSTGEERWRSQVSSEVLAAPAVNGDVVVVQTQDDRVIALEIDTGAQRWSYESSPAVLTLRGTGAPLLTNQLAVAGLSSGKVVALDTRRGLPVWEQRVAIPQGRSELERVVDIDGGLLLSGGTLYVASFQGRAAALDLESGRILWQRDASTATGVALGYGSVYVSQADGAVLGIDERSTTVLWSNDSLLRRQLSAPAVFSSYVAVGDKEGYLHFLSQVDGRFVARTRIDSAGVRARPVVEGDWLYAYGNDGKLVALTIRQAD
- a CDS encoding YfgM family protein codes for the protein MTSGTEEEQLAQIKEWWQRNGKPLLLGGALALVVVFGWQFWQKHQLNQAQSASALYQQLLNVALAEGGADTAEVSRLGNLLKKEFSGSHYAQYGSLFLAKVAVETGRLDEAAADLRSVLDKPADQTLEELARQRLARVLSAQDKAEEALALLKGEAVKAFAASREELKGDLLVQLKRPDEAQAAYSKAKDLLSQDAAIGGLQLKLDDLARGEA
- the hisS gene encoding histidine--tRNA ligase, which produces MSKSLQAIRGMNDILPAQTPVWRYLETTFAQLLDSYGYSEIRLPILEFTDLFARGIGEGTDVVDKEMYTFLDRNEESLTLRPEGTAGCVRAVLEHGMTGGGQVQKLWYAGPMFRYEKPQKGRYRQFHQIGVEVFNQPGPDIDAELIVLTARLWKRLGMSDAVTLQLNSLGSSEARATYRDALVAYLQQHYEQLDEDSQRRLTSNPLRILDSKNAQTQALLVDAPTLHDYLDDESRAHFEGLKARLEAAGISYQINPKLVRGLDYYGRTVFEWVTDKLGAQGTVCAGGRYDGLVSQFGGKPTPGVGFAMGIERLVLLLETLELVPEELNQPAHAFICAFGEAAELAALGLAERLRDALPGLRLLVNAGGGSFKSQFKKADKSGARYALILGDDELAGRVVGCKPLRDDSEQQSIAWDALPERLAACLA
- the ispG gene encoding flavodoxin-dependent (E)-4-hydroxy-3-methylbut-2-enyl-diphosphate synthase, with the translated sequence MHSESPIKRRPTRKIWVGNVPVGGDAPIAVQSMTNTETCDVEATVAQIERLQNAGADIVRVSVPSMEAAEAFGKIKQRVSLPLVADIHFDYQIALRVAELGVDCLRINPGNIGREDRVRAVVEAARDRGIPIRIGVNAGSLEKDLQKKYGEPTPEALVESALRHVEHLDRLNFPDFKVSVKASDVFMAVAAYRLLADKIEQPLHLGITEAGGLRSGTVKSAVGLGMLLAEGIGDTIRISLAADPVEEIKVGFDILKSLRLRSRGINFIACPSCSRQNFDVVKTMNELEGRLDDLLVPMDVAVIGCVVNGPGEAKEAHIGLTGGTPNNLIYIDGKPAQKLNNENLVDELEQLIRRKASEKAESDAALILRS
- a CDS encoding RodZ domain-containing protein, whose translation is MIAPHSETAAPTALGNPGETLRAARESKNWSLASVAKQLNLSERSLSQIEAGDFSQMPGHTFARGYVRAYAKLLGLDQNRLVQQFDQHTGTDATGSSVNSLGHIDEPVRLSRSMVRFFTLLLTLVIAVGAYLWWQDRTARNAAGPSVTALERIEVEAADGTTEIHLLDRADEPEEPAASEPAASEPSATEAEPVDQAPPTAEGAESPVAESPAADASAQAAETAPTGETEAAPAVTETPTVAAEPTPVAPGEGRLTLDYSADCWTRITDADGKVLYSGLAKGGSSRTLVGKTPLDVHLGFASGVQVSFNGEPVSLSGKTRGETARLKLGQ
- the pilW gene encoding type IV pilus biogenesis/stability protein PilW; translated protein: MILRVALLFLLVGLMAGCVSSGSGNPMRTSEGRDEARDAYIQLGIGYLQEGESSRAKTPLRKALEIDPNSADAHAALALVFQNEMENQLADEHYRKALSSRNDARILNNYGSFLFEQQRYEEAMERFSKAAEDNLYPGRSRVFQNMGMTALKLGQRSQAETYFTRALRLDSRQPGALLELAIMAYEDKQYVPAKRYYDGFSSLSEQTARSLLLGIRLAKIHQDRDQAASLALQLKRLYPGTPEYQQFLSEQR
- the rlmN gene encoding 23S rRNA (adenine(2503)-C(2))-methyltransferase RlmN, which produces MTVMTGKVNLLGLTQPQLESFFDSIGEKRFRAGQVMKWIHHFGVDDFDAMSNIGKALREKLKACAEIRGPEIVSEDISTDGTRKWVVRVASGSCVETVYIPQGGRGTLCVSSQAGCALDCSFCSTGKQGFNSNLTAAEVIGQVWIANKSFGTIPAKIDRAITNVVMMGMGEPLLNFDNVVAAMQIMMDDLGYGISKRKVTLSTSGVVPMIDELSKVIDVSLALSLHAPNDALRDQLVPINKKYPLDMLLAACQRYISNLGEKRVLTIEYTLLQGVNDQPEHAEEMVTLLAKIPCKINLIPFNPFPHSGYERPSNNAIRRFQDILHKAGHNVTVRTTRGEDIDAACGQLVGQVLDRTRRSERYIAVRQLQSEPVPAPAATNRS
- the ndk gene encoding nucleoside-diphosphate kinase, which codes for MALQRTFSIIKPDAVAKNVIGEITSRFEKAGLRVVASKMVQLSEREAGGFYAEHSERGFFKDLVAFMVSGPVIVQVLEGEDAIAKNRELMGATNPKEAAPGTIRADFAVSIDENAVHGSDSEASAAREIAYFFSATEVCARIR
- the iscX gene encoding Fe-S cluster assembly protein IscX; protein product: MALKWTDVLDIAIELAERKPDVDPRYVNFVELHRWVVELPDFEDDPQRGGEKVLEAIQAAWIEEQ
- the fdx gene encoding ISC system 2Fe-2S type ferredoxin; protein product: MPQIVFLPNADHCPEGAVVEAQPGETVLDAALRNGIDIEHACEKSCACTTCHVVIREGFASLEASDELEDDMLDKAWGLEPTSRLSCQAAVADVDLVVEIPKYTINQVSEGH
- the hscA gene encoding Fe-S protein assembly chaperone HscA, with the protein product MALLQIAEPGQSPQPHQRRLAVGIDLGTTNSLVAALRSGVTAPLADADGEVILPSAVRYHPDHVEVGHSAKQAAASDPLNTILSVKRLMGRGVGDVKQLGGQLPYRFSEGQSQMPFIETVQGAKSPVEVSAEILRTLRERAEAVLGGELVGAVITVPAYFDEAQRQATKDAARLANLNVLRLLNEPTAAAVAYGLDRAAEGVVAIYDLGGGTFDISILRLTQGVFEVLATGGDTALGGDDFDHAVAGWILAQADASQDLDPGAQREVLKIACDAKEKLSNADSVEVRYGDWHGALTREIFNELIDPLIALSLKSCRRALRDSFVELDEVHAVVMVGGSTRVPRVRERVGEMFGRDPLTDIDPDQVVAIGAAIQAETLAGNNRDGEELLLLDVIPLSLGLETMGGLMEKIIPRNTTIPVARAQDFTTYKDGQSAMMIHVLQGERELIADCRSLARFELRGIPPMVAGAAKIRVTFQVDADGLLSVSARELASGVESSIQVKPSYGLTDGEIARMLEDSFHKAGEDKAARALREQLVDAQRLLEAVEGALAADGDRLLSGEEREAIESQMQRLQALLESDDGVAIERQVKRLSQITDAFAARRLDSTVKAALAGRRLNDIEE
- the hscB gene encoding co-chaperone HscB encodes the protein MGTLCHFALFELQPAFDLDLDMLSSRYRELARKVHPDRFADAGETEQRYAIERSANLNEAYQTLKTPSRRARYLLTLQGREMPLEATVQDPAFLMQQMQWREELEELQDDADFAGIASFKARLKSAQHALNESFAPIWQDDSQREEAERLVRRMQFLDKLSQEVRQLEERLDD